One Candidatus Palauibacter australiensis genomic window, CTCGGTCGCCTTCGACACGGAGGAGTCCGAAGACGTGCGCGAGGAAGCCTTCACCGCGTGGGCGGGTCACCCGACGGTGACGGTCGCGTACCTCGCCGACCTCTACGGAGAGATTTCGGAGCCCTTCCTGAAGATGCAGGCCATCTACGCCATCTTCGAGCGGGCCGATGCCGACTCCGAAGCCCCTCGGGTGCTGATGGAACTGATCCGCAACGAACCCGACCATGAGGTGCGGGAGCGCGGCATCTACTGGCTCGGCCGCACGGGATCCGAAGAAGCGGTGGACTTCCTCCTCGAATTGCTGCGCCCTCCGGTCGCGGATACACTGCCTTCTCCGGCCACCGATACGGTGCCCAGGCGACCGGGATAAGACGCAGCAAAGGAGTCCCGATGAAGTTCGGGCGCGCGGTGCCCTGCATGATCCTGCTCCTCGCCGCGACGGCGGCGCCGGGCCTCGGCCAAGTGATCGAAGGGCCCGACGGACCGGTCGAGTTCGTCGGGTTGCAGGAGTGGACCGCGCGCGAACTCTTCGACGCGATCCAGGAACTGGCTCCCGGCCAGCCGTTCCACGCCTGCGCCGCCGTCATGGAGCGCGATCTCGGATTCGCCGAGGCGGCCGCCATGTCGTACAGAACGATGGGATCTGACGAGGTCTACACGGTCGTGGTCGGCGTGGAAGACGCCACACGCGTCCGCCCTCGCGCGATCGGTCGCGAGACCCTCGTTCTGCCGGAGGCGCTTGAAAGCCTGAAGGCGATCGCGGAGGAGAACCCCGGGCTGCTGTACGACGCAGCCCAGGCTCTCTACGCGCGGGGCGATCCGGACCGCACGAGCCAGGTCGCGGAGTGGTTCGGGATCGACGCCGAAGCTCTCGCCGAGGTCTGGAGTCTCCTCGACCGCGCGGACCGGAGACGCGACCACAGCCTCGCCCTCGAACTCGTGGCGAGGGATGCCTCCTGGCAAACGCGCGAGGTTGCCACGCTCGTACTCAGCAACTTCGTGGACCGCGACCCGTCGTGGCACGCGCTCGTCCTTACCCTGACTGATCCGGAGGGCCGGGTTGCCGCAATGGCCGGCGGCGTGCTCAAGGGGCTGACCGCCTTCGACGCCTCGCCGCGCCCGGTGGACTGGACTCCGGCGGAAGAGTCTCTGCTGGCGCTCTTCGGCGGGACGAACCCGTGGGAGTTCGATACGACGCTCCGGGCCCTCGTCGCGACGGGCATCGCCCCCGAGTTCGGCCGGCAGCTGGCCAGCGAACGACCCGACCTCCTGCTCGCCTACGCGGGAGCCGAGCACCGCGGGACGCGCGCGCCGGCCATCACCTTCCTCCAGGCCATCAGCGGCGAGGACTTCGGCACGGATGTCGAGGCCTGGACCGCATGGATCCACGGCCAGCCCGACTGACGCGCACGGACTGACGCGCAACCAAAGCCGCC contains:
- a CDS encoding HEAT repeat domain-containing protein: SVAFDTEESEDVREEAFTAWAGHPTVTVAYLADLYGEISEPFLKMQAIYAIFERADADSEAPRVLMELIRNEPDHEVRERGIYWLGRTGSEEAVDFLLELLRPPVADTLPSPATDTVPRRPG